The Dehalococcoidia bacterium genome contains a region encoding:
- a CDS encoding FAD-binding oxidoreductase — translation MDREALAGLAAGLRGGVIAAGDEGYEQARQVWNGTIDKHPALIVKCQGAADVIDAVRFAKQHGLGVSVRGGGHHVAGGALLDGGLVIDLSPMRSVRVDAAANTVRAEGGALISDVDREAGAFGLCVPLGVVPDTGIAGLTLAGGLGLLRRKSGMTSDNLISADVVTAGGSLVRASAEENPDLFWALRGGGWDMGVVTSFEFRARPISPEIFLVFTAYPIEEGRTVLRNFREFMAGAPDEMSPLAIVWTFPEEPYPKELWGRQFVAVVGIYDGPADEGERAYQPLRQLATPLMDASERTTYLAVQHLFAEDYPSGRRYYWKSSYLPKLGDDAIDTLLDFGRRRPSPLSSVDVWPLGGALDRVDPQQTAFGQRGAGYLIGIEANWEDAAADAANVAWARETTAALEPHSTGGSYLNFEDVRDHAVFARSHGANFDRLAQIKRKYDPDNLFRSRRLA, via the coding sequence GTGGACAGAGAAGCACTGGCTGGACTGGCGGCGGGTTTGCGCGGCGGCGTCATCGCGGCGGGCGACGAGGGCTACGAGCAGGCGCGTCAGGTGTGGAACGGCACCATCGACAAGCATCCGGCGCTGATCGTGAAGTGCCAGGGCGCCGCCGACGTAATCGACGCTGTGCGCTTCGCGAAGCAGCACGGGCTTGGAGTCTCCGTCCGTGGTGGCGGACACCACGTCGCGGGCGGCGCCTTGCTCGATGGTGGGCTAGTGATCGACCTCTCGCCCATGCGCTCGGTGCGCGTCGACGCGGCGGCGAACACCGTGCGCGCCGAGGGCGGCGCCCTCATCAGCGATGTCGACCGCGAGGCGGGAGCCTTCGGCCTCTGCGTGCCGCTGGGGGTCGTCCCGGACACTGGAATTGCAGGCCTCACACTTGCCGGTGGGCTCGGCCTCCTCCGGCGCAAGAGCGGCATGACCAGCGACAACCTGATTTCCGCGGACGTGGTAACTGCCGGCGGCAGCCTGGTACGGGCCAGCGCCGAGGAGAACCCGGACCTCTTCTGGGCCCTGAGGGGTGGCGGCTGGGACATGGGCGTCGTCACCTCTTTCGAATTCCGCGCCCGCCCCATCTCCCCTGAAATCTTCCTAGTCTTCACGGCCTATCCAATCGAGGAGGGCCGCACGGTGCTTCGGAATTTCCGGGAGTTCATGGCAGGAGCGCCCGATGAGATGAGCCCTCTCGCCATCGTCTGGACGTTTCCGGAGGAGCCTTACCCGAAGGAACTCTGGGGCCGGCAGTTCGTCGCGGTGGTCGGGATTTACGATGGGCCGGCGGATGAAGGCGAAAGGGCATACCAGCCGTTGCGTCAGCTCGCCACGCCGCTGATGGACGCCAGCGAGCGCACCACCTACCTCGCGGTCCAGCACTTGTTCGCCGAAGACTATCCGAGCGGCCGCCGCTATTACTGGAAGTCGAGTTACCTGCCGAAGCTGGGAGACGACGCGATCGACACGTTGCTGGACTTCGGCCGCCGGCGGCCTTCGCCGTTGAGCAGCGTCGATGTCTGGCCCCTCGGCGGCGCGCTTGACCGCGTCGACCCGCAGCAGACGGCGTTCGGACAACGCGGCGCGGGCTACCTCATCGGCATCGAGGCTAACTGGGAGGACGCGGCAGCCGACGCGGCCAACGTGGCCTGGGCTCGCGAAACGACGGCCGCCCTCGAACCCCATTCCACCGGCGGGTCCTACCTGAACTTCGAGGACGTGCGCGACCACGCCGTATTTGCCCGCTCGCACGGGGCAAACTTCGATCGCCTCGCGCAGATCAAGCGCAAGTACGACCCGGACAACCTCTTCCGCTCACGGCGCCTCGCCTGA
- a CDS encoding cupredoxin domain-containing protein codes for MLRSFMPAVLFVIVLAGAVAAACGGDDDGGGAAASPTRPAAAAASPTSAPAAASPTSAAGGTGNSITIADFSYSPARITVRAGQPVQLTVTNGGQFPHTFTVDNLVDSGSLAAGQTRNVTFTPPAAGQFTFYCTIHGQARMSGQLTVQGTTGAVPSEGAPAGQSTSASQPAGDATPATQTGYDYGY; via the coding sequence ATGCTTCGTAGTTTCATGCCCGCCGTCCTGTTTGTAATCGTCCTTGCTGGCGCCGTTGCCGCTGCCTGTGGTGGCGACGATGACGGCGGAGGCGCCGCGGCCTCCCCGACGAGGCCCGCTGCCGCCGCGGCCAGCCCGACCTCGGCGCCCGCCGCGGCCAGCCCGACGAGCGCGGCCGGCGGCACTGGCAACAGCATTACGATCGCTGATTTTTCCTACTCGCCGGCCCGCATCACCGTCCGCGCCGGCCAGCCCGTCCAGCTCACGGTCACGAACGGCGGCCAATTCCCTCACACCTTCACGGTTGACAACCTGGTCGACAGCGGCTCCCTGGCGGCTGGTCAGACGCGCAACGTGACCTTTACTCCTCCGGCGGCGGGCCAGTTCACCTTCTACTGCACCATCCACGGCCAGGCGCGCATGAGCGGCCAGCTAACCGTGCAAGGGACCACGGGTGCGGTCCCATCCGAAGGCGCCCCGGCCGGCCAGAGCACCTCGGCGTCGCAGCCAGCGGGCGATGCGACCCCGGCGACCCAGACCGGTTACGACTACGGCTACTAG
- a CDS encoding LuxR C-terminal-related transcriptional regulator: MSDVTALSADLLAAGRDALARGAWTEAKDRFRRVLEVEESPEALEGYALACYWLDHVTELFDTRERAFHAYRARGDRRSAARVATAIAVDFGDIRGELAVASGWFQRAASLLADIELCDEHGWLEFWQGVVAAAIEGDVARARKHQPEALRLARELKNFDLEMMAVALDGFAMVREGRVEEGLRRLDEATAAAVSGEMSDLLAIGTACCAAIYACEAVADYDRARQWCDRATDFCRRWGLASLFAICRSYYATVLVWRGDWAEAEAQLMAAARELETSRPGNASEALAKLGDLRRRQGRLAEAEELLNRAETHPMSLLGKAALALDRSDPSSALDLVRRFLRRISDEDQAERVFALEVAVRASIAKGDLESARMDQEQAAAAAQAVGTASLRASASLSAGLVALAEGELQLARERFEDAIDLFEVTGNGFDGARARLELARALQALGRPEAATEQAAAALQRFQRVGAAYHAQLAARAAGALPRSGSAGQPRPLPGLTARESEVLWLLVEGRTNQEIADELVLSVRTVERHISTIYEKLDLHGKAARAAATAFALRHASPT, encoded by the coding sequence ATGTCGGACGTGACCGCCCTTAGCGCCGATCTGCTCGCGGCGGGCCGCGATGCGCTGGCGCGCGGCGCCTGGACGGAGGCGAAGGACCGCTTCCGCCGCGTCCTCGAGGTCGAGGAGTCGCCCGAAGCGTTGGAGGGCTACGCCCTCGCCTGTTACTGGCTGGACCACGTTACGGAGCTTTTCGACACGCGCGAACGGGCCTTCCACGCCTATCGCGCCCGTGGCGACCGGCGCTCGGCGGCCCGGGTCGCCACGGCGATTGCCGTGGACTTCGGGGACATCCGCGGCGAGCTTGCGGTCGCGAGCGGCTGGTTCCAGCGCGCCGCGAGCCTGCTCGCTGATATCGAACTGTGTGACGAGCACGGGTGGCTCGAGTTCTGGCAGGGCGTAGTCGCAGCCGCTATCGAGGGAGACGTTGCCAGGGCTCGCAAGCACCAGCCGGAGGCCCTGCGGCTGGCGCGCGAGCTGAAGAACTTCGACCTCGAGATGATGGCGGTGGCCCTGGATGGCTTCGCGATGGTGCGCGAAGGCCGCGTCGAAGAAGGCTTGCGCCGGCTCGACGAGGCGACTGCCGCGGCCGTCTCGGGTGAAATGTCCGACCTTCTGGCGATAGGGACCGCCTGCTGCGCCGCGATCTACGCCTGCGAGGCCGTGGCCGATTACGACCGCGCCCGGCAGTGGTGTGACCGCGCCACCGACTTCTGTCGCCGGTGGGGCCTTGCTTCGCTCTTTGCCATCTGCCGTTCCTATTACGCCACGGTGCTGGTCTGGCGCGGTGACTGGGCCGAGGCCGAGGCGCAACTTATGGCCGCGGCGCGAGAGCTGGAGACGAGCCGCCCCGGCAACGCCTCGGAGGCGCTCGCGAAGCTCGGCGACCTGCGCCGGCGCCAGGGTCGCCTGGCCGAAGCGGAGGAGCTCCTGAACCGAGCCGAGACGCACCCCATGAGCTTGCTCGGCAAAGCGGCGTTGGCGCTGGACCGCAGCGACCCGTCCTCGGCGCTCGACCTCGTTCGACGCTTCCTGCGGCGCATCTCGGACGAAGACCAGGCCGAGCGCGTCTTCGCGCTCGAGGTCGCGGTCCGCGCGAGCATAGCCAAAGGGGACCTCGAGAGCGCGCGCATGGACCAGGAGCAGGCGGCTGCCGCGGCTCAGGCCGTCGGCACGGCGTCGCTCCGCGCCTCAGCGTCACTCAGCGCCGGCCTTGTCGCCCTGGCCGAAGGCGAACTGCAACTGGCAAGGGAGCGTTTCGAAGACGCCATCGACCTGTTCGAGGTGACAGGCAACGGCTTCGATGGCGCCCGCGCCCGGCTGGAGCTCGCACGCGCGCTGCAGGCGCTCGGGCGCCCTGAAGCCGCTACCGAGCAAGCCGCCGCGGCCCTGCAGCGCTTCCAACGGGTTGGCGCCGCCTACCACGCACAGCTCGCCGCCAGGGCAGCCGGTGCTCTCCCCCGCTCGGGCAGCGCCGGCCAGCCGAGGCCGCTGCCCGGCCTCACCGCCCGCGAGAGCGAGGTCCTCTGGCTCCTGGTTGAAGGGCGGACCAACCAGGAGATCGCCGACGAGCTCGTGCTGAGCGTACGCACGGTCGAACGGCACATCTCGACGATCTACGAGAAGCTGGACCTGCACGGCAAGGCGGCCCGCGCTGCCGCCACAGCCTTCGCCCTCCGCCACGCCTCCCCCACCTAG
- a CDS encoding VOC family protein, giving the protein MNGFEAIIELGAAIYVADIERSLGFYCDDLGFEVLRDEEDPGQDRRIATIRYGNVVLDLIQGEKPGGRRETHRLFWTVDDLEVGIEHLVAAGGSVLRRLEYGVYCADPDGNVILVKLKDMDPEQAQELFF; this is encoded by the coding sequence GTGAACGGCTTCGAGGCCATCATCGAGCTGGGCGCCGCGATCTACGTCGCGGACATCGAGCGCTCTCTGGGCTTCTACTGCGACGACCTCGGTTTCGAGGTCCTGCGGGACGAGGAGGACCCGGGCCAGGACAGGCGCATCGCAACCATCCGTTACGGCAACGTCGTGCTCGACCTCATTCAGGGAGAGAAGCCCGGCGGCCGCCGCGAGACCCATCGTCTGTTCTGGACCGTCGACGACCTCGAAGTCGGGATCGAGCACCTGGTGGCGGCCGGCGGCAGCGTCCTACGCCGCCTCGAATACGGAGTCTACTGCGCCGACCCTGATGGCAACGTCATCCTGGTGAAGCTCAAGGACATGGACCCTGAGCAGGCGCAGGAGCTGTTCTTCTAA
- the dapA gene encoding 4-hydroxy-tetrahydrodipicolinate synthase — MTPESGNGTARSRQEIGRLLTAMITPFTPSGEVDYGQAQRLAVALLDSGSDGVVVAGTTGEAPTLSAREKVRLFGAVKEAVGDRGTVLAGTGTYNTAESIELSREAERAGVDGLLLTVPYYSKPSQEGIYRHFEAIAAATHLPCVLYNIPGRTSVNMAPETIVRAASIPNVVGVKEASGSLDAVARIVEEAGPEFRVWSGDDQLTLPMLAVGGYGVICVTSHLTGRQVKAMIEAHLAGRASEAAALHRRLLPLMNALMTIASNPVPVKHALNKLGFDAGGVRLPLWDLDAAASSRLMAEVSRHQIDLPIAAAAR, encoded by the coding sequence ATGACCCCTGAGTCTGGGAACGGCACGGCCCGCTCGCGCCAGGAAATAGGCCGTCTCCTGACGGCGATGATCACTCCCTTTACCCCCTCAGGAGAGGTTGACTACGGCCAGGCGCAACGCCTGGCCGTGGCCCTTCTCGACAGCGGCAGCGACGGCGTGGTTGTTGCCGGCACCACCGGCGAGGCGCCTACCCTCAGCGCCCGCGAGAAGGTCCGGCTCTTCGGGGCGGTGAAAGAGGCGGTAGGCGACCGGGGGACCGTACTGGCCGGGACTGGCACCTACAACACTGCCGAAAGCATCGAGCTCTCGCGGGAAGCGGAGCGGGCCGGCGTGGACGGCCTCCTCCTCACCGTGCCCTATTACAGCAAGCCTTCGCAGGAAGGCATTTACCGCCACTTCGAAGCCATCGCTGCGGCGACCCACCTCCCCTGCGTCCTCTACAACATACCGGGCCGCACCAGCGTCAACATGGCCCCCGAGACCATCGTGCGCGCTGCCTCGATCCCCAACGTGGTCGGCGTCAAGGAGGCAAGCGGCAGCCTTGACGCCGTCGCCAGGATTGTGGAGGAGGCAGGCCCCGAGTTCCGCGTCTGGAGCGGCGACGACCAGCTGACCTTGCCCATGCTGGCCGTCGGCGGTTACGGAGTGATCTGCGTGACCTCCCATCTCACGGGCCGCCAGGTGAAGGCGATGATCGAAGCCCACCTTGCCGGCAGGGCCTCAGAGGCCGCTGCACTTCATCGCCGGCTCCTGCCGCTGATGAACGCGCTCATGACCATCGCCAGCAACCCGGTACCGGTGAAGCACGCGCTCAATAAGCTCGGCTTCGACGCGGGCGGCGTGCGCTTGCCCCTCTGGGACCTGGACGCGGCGGCGTCAAGCCGCCTCATGGCCGAGGTCAGCCGCCACCAGATCGACCTCCCTATCGCCGCCGCAGCGCGCTAG
- a CDS encoding aspartate-semialdehyde dehydrogenase, producing the protein MAKSYNVAVVGATGIVGEEFLKILSKRTFPLKSLKLLASHRSAGKRIPFRGDLLEVEALTPQSFEGCDIAFISATDEVSRDYCPIAAKAGAVAIDDSGVWRMDPDVPLVVPEINPQDVENHKGILAIPNCSTTPVVLTLWPLHQRNRVRRIVASTYQSVSGTGRAAVDELQASTRRVMDGGTFPPHVYPHQIAFNLIPEIGSMRENGYTSEEMKMANESRKIMHDESIAISATCVRVPVYFAHSAAVNAEFEHPIDPTEVRQVLSCAPGVVVQDDLAAHVYPMPADAAGKDPVFVGRIRRDISTENGITFWVVGDNLRKGAALNALQIAEEMISRGVI; encoded by the coding sequence ATGGCGAAGAGCTACAACGTAGCGGTTGTTGGCGCGACCGGAATTGTTGGCGAGGAGTTCCTCAAGATCCTCTCCAAGCGCACCTTCCCGCTGAAGTCCCTCAAGCTCCTCGCGTCGCACCGCTCCGCGGGCAAGCGTATCCCCTTCCGCGGCGACCTCCTCGAGGTCGAGGCCCTCACCCCTCAGTCCTTCGAAGGCTGCGACATTGCCTTCATATCGGCGACGGACGAGGTCTCCCGTGACTACTGCCCCATCGCTGCCAAGGCGGGCGCCGTCGCCATCGATGACTCCGGTGTCTGGCGCATGGACCCGGACGTGCCGCTCGTGGTGCCCGAGATCAACCCCCAGGACGTCGAGAACCACAAGGGCATCCTTGCCATCCCTAACTGCTCGACGACCCCGGTTGTCCTCACCCTGTGGCCCCTGCACCAGCGCAACCGGGTTCGGCGCATCGTGGCTTCCACCTATCAGTCCGTATCCGGCACTGGCCGCGCCGCCGTCGATGAGCTTCAAGCCTCCACGAGACGCGTAATGGACGGCGGCACCTTCCCGCCGCATGTGTACCCGCACCAGATCGCGTTCAATCTGATCCCCGAGATCGGGTCAATGCGAGAGAACGGCTACACGAGCGAAGAGATGAAGATGGCCAACGAGTCGCGCAAGATCATGCATGACGAGTCCATTGCCATTTCCGCGACCTGCGTGCGCGTCCCCGTATACTTCGCCCACAGCGCCGCCGTAAACGCCGAGTTCGAGCACCCTATCGACCCTACGGAAGTGCGGCAGGTGCTGTCCTGCGCGCCGGGCGTCGTCGTCCAGGATGACCTCGCGGCGCACGTCTATCCGATGCCGGCGGACGCCGCTGGGAAGGACCCGGTATTCGTGGGCAGAATTCGCAGAGACATCTCCACCGAGAACGGCATCACCTTCTGGGTGGTCGGCGATAACCTGCGCAAGGGGGCCGCCCTCAATGCCCTGCAGATCGCCGAGGAGATGATTTCGCGCGGCGTCATATAA
- a CDS encoding helix-turn-helix domain-containing protein, which produces MQATRQEILGYLRRHGEATVKELGDLLGLTSTGIRQHLTVLERDGLVQVRETRGRVGRPALVYSLTPSGLALFPNRHDDLANLLLTEIRAIAGSQGLQSVLMRVAARSAEPYEPRVRGLGLAARVSEAAAIINERGCLAETEASGDEFLIHQFTCPFPNVARYNSGVCAMEVEFVRRLTGGDARLVRSLLRGDKSCTYRVREPS; this is translated from the coding sequence ATGCAGGCCACGCGTCAGGAGATCCTCGGCTACCTGCGTCGCCACGGCGAGGCGACGGTGAAGGAGCTTGGCGACCTCCTCGGGCTGACCTCGACGGGCATCCGCCAGCACCTCACGGTGCTGGAGCGCGACGGCCTGGTGCAGGTACGGGAGACCAGGGGGCGAGTCGGTCGCCCCGCCCTTGTCTATTCCCTCACCCCCTCCGGATTGGCCCTGTTTCCCAACCGCCACGATGACCTCGCCAACCTTCTCCTGACCGAGATAAGGGCGATAGCCGGGAGCCAGGGCCTGCAGAGCGTCCTGATGCGCGTGGCCGCGCGTTCGGCCGAGCCGTACGAGCCGCGTGTCCGGGGGCTGGGCCTGGCGGCGCGCGTGTCCGAGGCGGCGGCCATCATTAACGAGCGCGGCTGCCTGGCCGAGACGGAGGCCAGCGGCGATGAGTTCCTGATCCACCAGTTCACCTGTCCCTTCCCCAACGTGGCGCGCTACAACAGCGGCGTTTGCGCCATGGAGGTCGAGTTCGTGCGCCGGCTCACCGGCGGCGACGCTCGTCTGGTGCGCAGCCTGCTGCGCGGCGACAAGTCGTGCACCTACCGGGTCCGCGAGCCGAGCTAG